From Triplophysa dalaica isolate WHDGS20190420 chromosome 16, ASM1584641v1, whole genome shotgun sequence:
GACATCCAGACGCAGGAGTCTCTTAAATTTCCAGCGGAGATAAAATTCCGGGCACTGTAGGGTTTGAGGTCTTTTAGATATATAAACAGgatttattttctaaaaggGTTAAGGTTGGGTGTAAAGGTATTTGTGATAAAACATATACAACACAAGGTTGTAATAAGCTCCACATAAAGTGCAGCGATGTGTTTGATGTAGggtacacacactctctctctctctataagGCTGTATAtcgctctctccctctttctcagCACACTGCTCAAGTTCCCATGCTGGATGCTGACAGTTGCCTGCGGCATTTGAGGCAAAAATGAGGTAGAGAGATTCGGGGGAAACTGACTTCTATTTACAGACATCGCCTTCTCCTGTGAAGACCCAGGAGAGCCAGCTGTCCCTGATCAGAATCCAAATGTTCTGGTCCTTCACTACTATCTCAGACCCTTCAGAGATACTGTGATCTGAAGCTCAGTTTATCACGTGTCAAGAGTGACCTCTGCTGGTACACTCACTGTCCGCCTCCAAACAGAATGTCatgttgttttgtattattgtaataggcaaaaatacatttcttacatGGTATTATAAAAGACATTAAATATTTGGGGTGTGGatataatgaaaacaaaaccaaaagagATGTCTGCTTAGATATGATGTTGATACTGAACCGAGAAAAGATCGGTTAGATCCGAGCTCACTTATTctactattttatttaaatatagttttgatttatttttattatggaAAAACTCTACAGCATCTCTACCCTGGTAAAGAGTTTTTTATCCGTTATGCAAGagaaaatgagaataaagtagGCTTTCTTTTACATGAGTCGTGCGCCTCTAGCGCCCAAATAAGTACTTCCGTGTTTACGACAGTCTGTAAACCAGGCAGGGAGAACTCGTTTACGGCAGACAGTGAAGGCACATGTGTTGCCAGAGTCAACGACGGCGTGCGTTTTTATAGACCAACCGATTATCTTTAAAGGTAATTTGACTTCACATGTCGGtgcatattttataaaaacatttgtgattTATGGTCATCTGTAGTCAACAATTGTCTGACTTCTGTACTTGGAATTGGTCTATATGCTGTGAACTGATCTCTGTTTCCATTGTAGCAGCATTCCTGTAACGTAAACTTAGCTTAACTGAGAGTATGTTGCTGCGATAAGATGTTTTATCTAAATTACACCAAACCTGTAAATCGTTTTTCTGGGATTTGTCTGGAAACTACAGTTATATTCCTCGTTGCTCTGTATTGCTGGTTTGTGTTAACTTTTATCTTCCATGTGTTCACTTCACACAGGGTTTTCACCATGTCGTTCCGAGGAGGTGGTGGTCGAGGAGGGAGTCGTGGCGGCAGTTTTAATAGAGGTGGTGGAAGAGGAGGCGGATTTGGAGGTGGTAGAGGTGGTGGCTTTGGAGGTGGGAGAGGTGGCGGGTTTGGCGGTGGAAGAGGAGGTGGACGAGGTGGATTTAACCGGCAGCAGGACTATGGTCCACCAGAACATGTTGTCGGTAAGGCCGATTTATTTCTTGTCTGTTTCATATacttgtgtccatacaatagattTAAATTATACACTCATTTAACTTAAATGTTTCCTATGATCTTTAAAACACCTTTGAATTGGAGTGTTTATGTCTAAATGCATGCCAGGTTAATACCTCAAGAAGATGGTTGATGATAAAATACCAagggaaaattatttttttatttacaaattgtGATATTCATAGTATTGATTGTAAAATGAGAAGTGACCTTAACCCCTTGTattgataaacctaatgttTCAGCCGTAGGAGAGTTCATGCACCCCTGTGAGGATGACATTGTCTGTAAATGCGTGACGGAGGAAAACAAAGTTCCTTACTTCAATGCTCCTGTTTACCTGGAAAACAAAGAACAGATTGGAAAGGTCGACGAGATCTTTGGACAACTCCGTGAATTTGTATCCTTAAAAGTTACTGCAagtgatatttatttaattgtctgTGTAATAATAAGCATTTATATTATACTTGattcatgttaatattttagtttatataaaatgtaatataataatctACTCTATCGAGACTTTGTTATTAAGTCTTTGCGGAGATCTACCTGGaattaagtttgggccacataatatCTGCTTGGATCCCCATCCCTccataaatatatgaatgtcCTTAATGAAATCCTCAGTATTTTTCCGTCAAGCTTTCTCAAAATATGAAGGCATCCTCGTTCAAGAAGTTACAGAAGGTAAGCTGTCATTTATAATGCAGTTTTAACCTTATTTGTCATTTTCACTTTTCCTCTCTGTAGAtagtttttacaaaatgtgtcCATTCTCGTTGTTTTAGTGGTGTGacattactttttaaaagaacaaGTACTTGAATTTGTGTTCATGAAGAAACATAGGATCATGCTGTCCTTTCtcatcctttttattttttgctttcattATTAGCCATGTTGATGTGTCTAATAGtactgtaacatttttaaattcctTTTTCAGTTCTACATCGACCCCATGAAGCTTCTACCCCTTCAGAGGTTCCTCCCCAGGCCTCCAGGTGAGAAGGGTCCTCCTCGAGGAGGAAGAGGTGGGAGAGGAGGTAAGACCATTCTTAAATTTAAGCCCTCAAAACTACATACAATACTGGTTATCCAGTTTCTTAAGTATCTCTAATGTGCAGCTTTGATATCTGAAACACAATTCTAAAGTGAGTGAAATACTTGCAGGTGGATTCCGTGGAGGTCGTGGAGGGGGATTCGGTGGTCGTGGTGGAGGTTTTGGTGGACGAGGAGGTGGAGGTTTTGGTGGACGAGGAGGCGGAGGTTTTGGTGGACGAGGAGGTGGAAGTGGAGGGTTTAGAGGAGGAGGACGTGGATTTAGAGGCGAGTTAAAATTGTTGAAActcaaaattaataataaaatcaaatttcaTGTACTTAATCTGGAGCTGAACTTTCTTTCACGTGGAAAAccatttaaaagtataataattttgttattgttatttactTGGAGTGATGGTACTGTGTATTTATCTCAAGGTAATTTAAGAAGTGATGTTATCCtttcaaattaaaagaaaattctgcTTGCTTTGCAGGTGGGAGATGATGAAGGTCTTTCAGGACATGGGACCTGTTTTTTATCTGCAGAGGGAACTTCGTGGGCGAACACAGAAGCAGCTTTTTGGGGACTAATACAGTCTTTGGACTGTTTATTAATGCCTCCCTTGTACAGCTGGACTTTTTACTTTTGTACCATTtgtatctttatttaaatgggTTATTGTTTTTAGTTGCTCTTGTCTGTGTACAAGTGGCAAGTGACTCCCACAACTATAACTGGTTGGTTTTCATGTTTCTGAAAGCTGGACCAGGACCGGTCTGTCCAACATCAATCTAACCTTACTGTGTAGTGTGAAGAAAAAAGCCAGCTCATCTGAGATCAATAATGTAAAACTTCATTGCAGAATTCTAAAGGATGTCAGTATTTTCTACATTGTAATTCATGTAAATTCCACACTATCACCATTGACTTGCAAAATAAAATCTATGATTTTCCAACCATGTTTTAAATTTAACTTTGTAAGCTTATTTGGTAAGTAAGGGATGTGTTATAAGACTGTTCTGATGCACTTTCCTTTGTGGTGACATTTTTGATAGCGAATACAAATCTGCTTTTATAAAAGTGTAGATTGTGTTTTGCCTGCTTTTTTTCTGATAAGATGACATGACATTGTTAATTCTGTGACATCTTCGCATAACCTGTTAAGATAAGTATTTTGAGGAGTTTTTCCCCAGACCCTCCTTATCAATTGAACCAAACGTAACCGATAAAGTAATCTCTACCTGAAAGGACTGACTTCAGCTCGAAATACCTAAAAGATCAAAGTTTTGCTAATAATTGACTGTCAATCAAGTATCAGAAAGTCTGACGCTTTTATTTCGATTGAGACGTTTGATTTAGTATAAGCAATCGTTTAGTCTCGGACCAATGACAAGCAACAGCGCTGACGTCGGCTGAGAAAAACCACGGACTTTGTTCAAGCGTGTCCTGTTCCgcctctctgattggctgttgaAAGCGTTCTTCAGTTTGCCACACCTCTTCTTCCCTTTCTCTCGCGGTGGAAGAGAAGCATGGACACAACCGGGAAAGTAAGTTGTCAGACAAAATTTCCCCCAATATGTGAACAAAGACGTATTATTGGTGTGCCTTTAATGTGCGTAAAGTTGCACTATTTCTACATATCGTCGAGTAAAAACATGC
This genomic window contains:
- the gar1 gene encoding H/ACA ribonucleoprotein complex subunit 1 — encoded protein: MSFRGGGGRGGSRGGSFNRGGGRGGGFGGGRGGGFGGGRGGGFGGGRGGGRGGFNRQQDYGPPEHVVAVGEFMHPCEDDIVCKCVTEENKVPYFNAPVYLENKEQIGKVDEIFGQLREFYFSVKLSQNMKASSFKKLQKFYIDPMKLLPLQRFLPRPPGEKGPPRGGRGGRGGGFRGGRGGGFGGRGGGFGGRGGGGFGGRGGGGFGGRGGGSGGFRGGGRGFRGGR